A window of Pseudomonas mucidolens contains these coding sequences:
- the pilM gene encoding type IV pilus biogenesis protein PilM yields MVKGFFRRRADTVLGVDISDRGVSVLELARSGAGYRVRAYATQSFSGRVVVDSNILDLEVVAQTVSKALSRAQTSIRHAAVAVAGPSVITRVVEMEAGLKPGEMEQRVRGEADQYIPYPLDEVAIDFHVQGPSSRDPAYVDVLLAACLKEQVEAREAVLALAGLATRIVDVEAFALARMTDTVVACIAPGSGINSAQWAADAQELRVACGLALRSFD; encoded by the coding sequence ATGGTAAAGGGATTTTTCAGGCGAAGAGCCGATACCGTGCTGGGTGTCGACATCAGTGATAGGGGAGTGAGCGTGCTGGAACTGGCGCGTTCCGGTGCCGGATACAGGGTGCGCGCCTATGCGACCCAGTCTTTTTCGGGGCGTGTCGTGGTCGACAGCAATATCCTTGATCTGGAGGTTGTCGCGCAGACCGTTTCCAAGGCATTGTCTCGGGCGCAAACATCGATCAGGCATGCAGCCGTGGCCGTGGCGGGGCCGTCGGTGATTACCCGTGTCGTCGAGATGGAGGCCGGGCTGAAACCTGGCGAAATGGAGCAGAGAGTGCGAGGTGAGGCCGATCAGTACATTCCTTATCCGTTGGATGAGGTGGCGATCGACTTTCATGTTCAGGGGCCATCGTCGCGTGACCCTGCTTATGTCGATGTATTGCTTGCCGCCTGCCTCAAGGAGCAGGTGGAGGCACGTGAAGCCGTACTGGCCCTGGCTGGCCTGGCCACGCGAATAGTGGATGTCGAGGCGTTTGCCCTGGCGCGGATGACCGATACAGTGGTTGCCTGTATCGCACCGGGGAGTGGGATCAATAGTGCACAATGGGCTGCCGATGCCCAGGAATTGCGGGTCGCCTGCGGTCTGGCCCTCAGGAGTTTTGATTGA